A portion of the Lolium rigidum isolate FL_2022 chromosome 1, APGP_CSIRO_Lrig_0.1, whole genome shotgun sequence genome contains these proteins:
- the LOC124658462 gene encoding protein DETOXIFICATION 51-like yields the protein MCTTTAPPSAPTVVVPGGKGGHHVYVTLPHCSDVHVHGGDAAGAHCRQLKCHLGDGNAEHLPVTGGETVREAAALCRLACPIALTALLLYSRTALSMLFLGSLGDLPLAAGSLAVAFANITGYSVLSGLSLGMDPLCSQAFGAKQPRLLGLTLYRAVMFLLCCSLPLSALWLNMSKILIFLGQDREITELAQQYLMFSLPDLFTFSLIHPLRVYLRSQGITQPLTAAAGAAVLFHVLANYVLVGRLGLGARGVAAAASASNFVLLGVLLAYVSRRDTALREAWAPTADWLDGWGPLARLAAPSCVSVCLEWWWYEVMILLCGLLPDPKPAVASMGVLMQTTALVYVFPSSLGFGVSTRVGNELGANRPGRARAAARVAVVGAAAMGLAAMSFAAGMRHAWGRMFTADADILRLTAAALPVVGLCELGNCPQTVGCGVLRGSARPSRAAHVNLGAFYLVGMPVAVLLAFRLSMGFVGLWVGLLAAQVCCAGLMLCVVGTTDWEAQARRAQALTSKTPGAPPPSRISSHRAKELLSCVVATFFSGYVSEFVDIFSMGAVRFEKANAKASCIDDSMIFMP from the exons ATGTGTaccaccaccgcgccgccatcGGCGCCAACGGTGGTAGTGCCAGGCGGCAAGGGTGGCCACCACGTTTACGTGACGCTGCCCCATTGCTCGGACGTTCACGTGCACGGAGGCGACGCGGCCGGCGCTCATTGCCGCCAGCTAAAGTGCCACCTGGGTGACGGCAACGCCGAGCACCTGCCGGTGACTGGTGGAGAGACCGtccgcgaggcggcggcgctgtgCCGGCTGGCGTGCCCGATCGCTCTGACGGCGCTGCTGCTCTACTCCCGCACGGCGCTGTCCATGCTCTTCCTCGGCTCCCTCGGCGACCTCCCTCTAGCTGCGGGGTCGCTGGCCGTCGCCTTCGCCAACATCACCGGCTACTCCGTGCTCTCCGGGCTCTCCCTCGGCATGGACCCGCTCTGCTCTCAGGCGTTTGGCGCCAAGCAGCCGCGCCTTCTGGGCCTCACCCTGTACCGCGCTGTCATGTTCCTGCTCTGCTGCTCGCTGCCGCTCTCCGCCCTCTGGCTCAACATGTCAAAGATCCTTATCTTCCTCGGCCAGGACCGCGAGATCACGGAGCTCGCGCAGCAGTATCTCATGTTCTCCCTTCCCGACCTcttcaccttctccctcatccaTCCGCTCCGGGTCTACCTCCGGTCGCAGGGGATCACTCAGCCACTCACCGCCGCCGCGGGCGCGGCCGTTCTGTTCCACGTGCTCGCCAACTACGTGCTGGTCGGGCGACTCGGGCTCGGCGCCCGGGGGGTTGCCGCAGCTGCATCCGCGTCCAACTTCGTGCTCCTCGGCGTGCTGCTCGCCTACGTCAGCCGGCGCGACACGGCGTTGCGCGAGGCATGGGCTCCCACAGCCGACTGGCTCGACGGGTGGGGCCCGCTCGCGCGGCTGGCAGCACCCAGCTGTGTCTCCGTGTGCCTGGAGTGGTGGTGGTACGAGGTCATGATCCTTCTGTGCGGGCTCCTGCCGGACCCGAAGCCGGCGGTGGCGTCTATGGGCGTGCTCATgcagacgacggcgctggtgtacGTCTTCCCGTCGTCGCTGGGGTTCGGCGTGTCGACGAGGGTGGGTAATGAGCTCGGCGCCAACCGCCCAGGCCGCGCGCGCGCCGCTGCCCGCGTGGCCGTGGTCGGCGCCGCCGCGATGGGGCTCGCGGCCATGTCGTTCGCCGCGGGCATGCGCCACGCATGGGGCCGAATGTTCACCGCCGACGCCGACATCCTCCGGCTGACCGCGGCCGCGCTGCCGGTCGTTGGGCTGTGCGAGCTCGGTAACTGCCCGCAGACGGTCGGCTGCGGCGTGCTCCGCGGCAGCGCGAGGCCGTCACGCGCCGCGCACGTCAACCTGGGCGCCTTCTACCTGGTGGGCATGCCTGTCGCCGTCCTTCTTGCGTTCAGGCTCAGCATGGGCTTCGTCGGGCTCTGGGTGGGACTGCTCGCCGCCCAGGTGTGCTGCGCCGGGCTCATGCTGTGCGTCGTGGGAACCACGGACTGGGAGGCGCAGGCGCGGCGAGCGCAGGCGCTGACGTC aaagactccaggggcgccgccaccatcgcgaatctcc